One Myripristis murdjan chromosome 18, fMyrMur1.1, whole genome shotgun sequence DNA window includes the following coding sequences:
- the LOC115376350 gene encoding protein mono-ADP-ribosyltransferase PARP14-like isoform X2, translating into MDDPFKHHVYFECPSLDEEQKKKVETYFLIRRRSGGGECGPLRKVNDKVYTIAFKDEKDQQRVLQKSEHVLELATGLLALTIHDDPGLQSSSHTTTSTSSRFVHPDLRSTAPAQSHLPIHASTLTPCGVEHELQLDTYLIRYLKEHPRAGKELDEELASVASSVQLHPDEGRVLVKGFIPDMDEVQQWKAKIEKVFERIKKRYLCHFEVDPHKVSILLRSRSSSQDTDEVRVYSQVGVAVVVGEHSQVQTRLKDVVGLHVTGQGSGVSQKQTTTRRLGEAKLRLLWQDIEHSLRQDIPGVKVTQGDAGQLVLEGSVEEIVKAGDIVSKKENLILERMVPRVCPHLLAFLRKEYGGVGVLVKFLGVGSNVEIELRDTELRLFSLCSDKLDETEKALLDKFKEEKTDVPDCSAVPSELKEKLESKAKEMNQGRCKVWVRFISGSKVCLLGHTKEVEELSEVIIQFILDHSSVEGRISLPFSEIVDSLPELMQLHGVDHSEVTCHPVASSPTPMVVLIGPSSRVTQVRNSLGPLLDSLVQKTVTIDLPGALPYFQSFPGKEKLLSVGHSQKCLIQFQKPEKIKESGVGLSQGITIVDRYCLDSGLQVLVCQGDITEEHADALVNAANEDLNHGGGVAAALSRAGGPQVQKESSTLVKQVGKIRTGEVVVTTGGNLNCKKLLHAVGPVQGKAGGRERELLEKAVWSALNLAEMMEFQSIAIPCISSGIYGVPIRVCTEAIVTAVKLFGRQGRGLNKVILIDNQGEVVRAMQEACNRLLQGKNTGNSTIRVDSFQSGPSAATQDPVRGATAGSAGDGVQVEIVQGLIEIQQTDALVSPMVGHDPLSTRVGHSLHNVVGPQLVTGFNKEAGGATLAADIIPVEGLPGLPCGCVLFLNLLPWDNRQGIAIKALRQGIGNILAFCDNRGFSSVAVPALGTGAVLHFPHAVVARALLEEIQAYEQNRTRRTPFMVRIIIHPNDKESTKAFQSAQEVVHLRGFVNSANPDQASFYRHVSSSQDEVSAMLGRVKLQLVCGDIIHETTDVIVNTTDFSNNQSGVSKAILTAAGPSIQAELTKVGIPSDFMCTTGPGALRCKEIFHASFKREAQRIRRICAKILKDCESKGYHSAAFPAINTGAAGMDFDSASKAMLDGMASAVRDLNPNVLSLIRIVILQRPVFLAFRSVLENRFGLIAPRLTLREKAKQVLRKFQERAFSHAQAPPTPHGSTFDSWKPPPAVLCVTGCSSEAITAVQADLVAVLQQQLTEREVDWQEFSRLNDMELEAVRAKARIRSVRTEVRRGQSEESGDLTKAWAGNRQESGSGGKVYVLKGLKEDVLSVGELVDRALKRVLHADLQEKKEAMAALCVQWSMLDQHGVWQELSLNANYLLEETHLAKKVCVDVEEPVGIKVRVNLTTMEATDWRTGLTYKVKRNETATLELPQHWEPMAEETFKRVELRPDSQEYQEVAMGFQKTAKQYNIHKIERVQNYSLWLAYALCRQRILTKNGSADLGEKMLYHGTAAESCTIIEKSKFDRNFAGEHGAVYGRGVYFAVEAQYSARGYSPRDSSGLKRLYRARVLTGRYTVGNLSMKAPPPRSATDPTDCFDSLVDNQQQPSMFVIFHDDQAYPEYRITFS; encoded by the exons ATGGATGACCCTTTTAAACATCATGTGTACTTCGAGTGTCCCAGCCTGGACGAAGAGCAAAAGAAGAAAGTAGAAACCTACTTTCTCATTCGCCGGAGGTCAGGCGGAGGGGAGTGTGGTCCGCTGAGGAAAGTGAATGATAAAGTTTATACGATCGCTTTCAAAGATGAAAAAG ATCAGCAAAGGGTCCTGCAGAAGTCTGAGCATGTGTTGGAGTTGGCGACCGGTCTTCTGGCGCTCACCATCCATGATGACCCGGGGCTTCAATCCTCTTCTCACACCACTACCTCAACATCCAGTCGATTTGTTCACCCAGACCTCAGGTCTACAGCTCCAGCACAG AGCCACCTGCCTATTCACGCCTCAACACTGACACCATGTGGTGTAGAACATGAACTACAGCTGGACACCTACCTCATCCGTTACCTAAAGGAGCACCCCAGAGCTGGGAAGGAACTAGATGAAGAACTTGCATCTGTGGCCAGCTCTGTGCAGCTCCACCCAGACGAGGGGAGGGTATTGGTCAAGGGCTTCATCCCAGATATGGATGAAGTTCAACAATGGAAAGCTAAGATAGAAAAAGTCTTTGAACGCATCAAAAAACGATATCTCTGCCACTTTGAGGTGGACCCACACAAAGTCAGCATTCTGCTTCGCTCCCGCAGCTCTAGTCAGGACACAGATGAAGTGAGGGTGTACAGCCAGGTCGGAGTGGCTGTGGTGGTTGGGGAGCATTCCCAGGTGCAAACCAGACTGAAGGATGTGGTGGGCTTGCATGTTACAGGCCAAGGGTCAGGTGTCAGTCAGAAGCAAACCACAACCCGTCGATTAGGTGAGGCAAAACTCCGCCTCCTCTGGCAGGACATAGAACACAGTCTGAGGCAGGACATCCCTGGAGTGAAGGTCACACAAGGAGATGCAGGTCAGCTAGTTTTGGAAGGCTCTGTGGAGGAGATTGTTAAAGCTGGAGACATTGTTTCCAAGAAGGAGAATTTGATTTTAGAGAGGATGGTTCCTCGTGTGTGCCCACATCTTTTGGCCTTCCTGAGAAAAGAGTATGGAGGTGTTGGGGTGCTAGTCAAATTTTTAGGGGTTGGCAGCAATGTGGAAATAGAGCTAAGGGACACTGAACTGCGTCTCTTCAGCCTCTGCTCTGATAAACTGGATGAAACTGAAAAGGCACTGCTGGACAAGTTCAAGGAAGAAAAAACTGATGTCCCAGACTGCTCTGCTGTGCCATCTGAGCTTAAAGAGAAGCTTGAGTCCAAGGCAAAGGAGATGAACCAAGGAAGATGTAAGGTTTGGGTAAGGTTTATCTCAGGTAGCAAGGTTTGTTTACTGGGCCACACCAAAGAGGTTGAGGAGCTGAGTGAGGTTATCATACAGTTTATTTTGGATCATTCCAGTGTAGAGGGCAGGATTAGTCTCCCTTTCTCAGAGATAGTAGACTCATTACCTGAATTAATGCAGCTTCATGGTGTAGACCACTCAGAGGTGACCTGTCATCCTGTTGCCTCATCCCCTACCCCTATGGTGGTGCTGATAGGCCCATCGAGTAGAGTTACTCAAGTAAGGAACAGTCTGGGTCCACTTCTAGATTCATTAGTTCAGAAGACAGTCACCATTGACCTGCCTGGAGCACTACCCTACTTCCAAAGTTTCCCTGGCAAAGAGAAGCTCCTAAGTGTTGGGCATTCTCAGAAGTGTCTCATACAGTTTCAGAAACCAGAGAAAATCAAAGAATCAGGTGTAGGACTTAGTCAGGGAATCACAATTGTTGACAGATACTGCCTTGATAGCGGACTCCAGGTGCTGGTGTGCCAGGGCGACATCACCGAAGAGCATGCTGATGCCCTGGTGAATGCTGCCAATGAGGATCTGAACCATGGTGGAGGTGTGGCTGCTGCACTCAGTCGTGCAGGTGGTCCTCAAGTGCAGAAGGAGAGTAGCACTTTAGTAAAGCAGGTTGGGAAAATCCGTACAGGTGAGGTGGTCGTGACCACAGGGGGGAACCTAAattgcaaaaaactgctgcatgCTGTTGGGCCTGTGCAGGGGAAAGCAGGTGGACGAGAGAGGGAGTTGCTGGAAAAAGCTGTCTGGTCCGCTCTGAACTTAGCAGAGATGATGGAGTTCCAGTCCATAGCAATTCCCTGTATTAGCTCTGGCATATATGGAGTGCCTATCAGAGTGTGCACTGAGGCCATTGTGACTGCTGTTAAGCTGTTTGGAAGACAGGGGCGAGGCCTGAATAAAGTTATCCTGATAGATAACCAAGGTGAGGTGGTGAGAGCCATGCAGGAAGCGTGTAACAGGCTTCTGCAAGGGAAAAATACAGGAAACAGTACGATCAGGGTTGATAGCTTCCAGAGTGGTCCCAGTGCTGCCACCCAAGACCCAGTGAGAGGAGCTACAGCCGGATCTGCTGGTGACGGTGTCCAGGTAGAGATTGTCCAAGGACTCATTGAGATTCAGCAG ACGGACGCCCTGGTATCTCCTATGGTTGGCCACGATCCTCTCTCTACCCGCGTGGGACATAGTTTGCACAATGTGGTCGGACCTCAGCTGGTGACAGGATTTAAtaaggaggcaggaggagcaaCACTCGCTGCTGATATCATCCCAGTGGAGGGCTTGCCTGGACTtccatgtggctgtgtgttgttCCTCAACCTCCTTCCTTGGGATAATCGACAAGGAATAGCCATCAAG GCTCTGAGGCAAGGAATTGGCAACATCCTGGCCTTCTGTGACAACCGAGGCTTTAGTTCTGTTGCTGTTCCCGCACTTGGCACTGGAGCTGTTCTTCATTTTCCTCATGCTGTGGTGGCCAGGGCTCTGTTGGAGGAGATCCAAGCATATGAACAGAACCGGACCAGGAGAACACCATTCATGGTTCGCATCATTATTCACCCCAATGACAAAGAATCTACCAAG gcCTTCCAGTCTGCCCAGGAGGTTGTGCATCTCAGAGGATTTGTGAACAGTGCTAACCCAGACCAAG CTTCCTTCTACCGCCATGTCTCTTCTAGCCAAGATGAGGTTTCAGCCATGCTGGGCAGAGTCAAGCTTCAGCTGGTCTGTGGTGACATCATTCATGAGACCACTGATGTCATTGTTAATACAACTGACTTCTCTAACAACCAGTCAG GTGTTTCTAAAGCCATTCTGACTGCAGCAGGGCCCAGCATCCAGGCAGAGTTAACAAAGG tggGCATTCCCTCAGATTTCATGTGCACCACGGGACCTGGTGCACTGCGCTGTAAAGAAATCTTTCATGCCAGTTTTAAGCGTGAGGCCCAGAGGATTCGCAGGATTTGTGCAAAGATATTGAAGGACTGTGAGAGCAAAGGCTACCACTCAGCAGCGTTCCCAGCCATCAATACTG GTGCGGCTGGTATGGACTTTGATTCGGCGAGTAAAGCCATGCTGGATGGTATGGCATCGGCTGTTAGGGACTTGAATCCAAATGTCCTGTCACTCATCCGCATTGTCATCCTGCAGCGGCCTGTCTTCCTGGCTTTCAG ATCAGTACTGGAGAACCGCTTTGGACTAATCGCCCCCCGCCTCACCCTGAGAG AGAAAGCCAAGCAAGTTCTGAGGAAGTTTCAGGAACGTGCTTTCAGCCATGCCCAAGCTCCTCCAACCCCACATGGTTCAACTTTTGACTCCTGGAAGCCTCCACcagctgtgctgtgtgtcaCAGGTTGTAGTTCTGAGGCAATTACAGCTGTCCAGGCAGATTTGGTggctgtgctgcagcagcagctgacagagagagaggtggattGGCAGGAGTTTTCCAGGCTTAATGACATGGAGCTTGAGGCAGTGCGGGCCAAAGCCAGAATCCGAAGTGTGCGCACAGAAGTGAGGAGAGGTCAAAGTGAGGAAAGTGGAGATCTGACCAAAGCCTGGGCTGGGAATAGACAAGAGTCAGGATCAGGAGGAAAGGTCTATGTGCTGAAAGGCCTGAAGGAGGACGTTTTAAGTGTCGGTGAGCTGGTAGACCGCGCTCTCAAAAGAGTCCTTCATGCTGACctccaggaaaaaaaggaggctATGGCGGCCCTTTGTGTCCAGTGGTCGATGCTGGACCAGCATGGAGTCTGGCAGGAGCTGAGTCTGAATGCCAACTACCTCTTGGAGGAGACTCACCTGGCcaaaaaggtgtgtgtggatgtagaGGAGCCAGTGGGGATAAAAGTGAGAGTGAACCTTACGACAATGGAAGCCACTGACTGGCGGACAGGCCTTACCTACAAAGTGAAAAGGAATGAGACTGCAA CTTTAGAGTTACCACAGCACTGGGAACCGATGGCAGAGGAAACCTTTAAAAGAGTTGAGCTGCGTCCTGACTCACAGGAGTACCAGGAAGTAGCAATGGGTTTTCAGAAAACAGCCAAGCAGTACAACATTCACAAA ATTGAGCGTGTGCAGAACTACTCCCTGTGGCTGGCCTATGCATTGTGCCGGCAGCGTATACTGACGAAGAACGGCTCGGCAGACCTTGGTGAGAAGATGCTGTACCACGGCACAGCAGCAGAATCATGCACCATCATTGAGAAGAGCAAATTTGACCGGAACTTCGCAGGAGAGCATG GAGCAGTATATGGACGGGGAGTTTACTTCGCCGTGGAAGCCCAGTATTCAGCCCGTGGTTATTCTCCCCGTGACAGCTCAGGCCTGAAACGGCTATACAGGGCTCGAGTCCTCACTGGCCGCTACACCGTTGGTAATTTGTCCATGAAAGCCCCGCCGCCACGCTCTGCCACTGACCCCACTGACTGCTTTGACAGCCTGGTGGACAACCAGCAGCAGCCCTCCATGTTTGTCATCTTCCACGATGATCAGGCCTACCCGGAATACCGCATCACCTTTAGCTAA
- the LOC115376350 gene encoding protein mono-ADP-ribosyltransferase PARP14-like isoform X1: MDDPFKHHVYFECPSLDEEQKKKVETYFLIRRRSGGGECGPLRKVNDKVYTIAFKDEKDQQRVLQKSEHVLELATGLLALTIHDDPGLQSSSHTTTSTSSRFVHPDLRSTAPAQQSHLPIHASTLTPCGVEHELQLDTYLIRYLKEHPRAGKELDEELASVASSVQLHPDEGRVLVKGFIPDMDEVQQWKAKIEKVFERIKKRYLCHFEVDPHKVSILLRSRSSSQDTDEVRVYSQVGVAVVVGEHSQVQTRLKDVVGLHVTGQGSGVSQKQTTTRRLGEAKLRLLWQDIEHSLRQDIPGVKVTQGDAGQLVLEGSVEEIVKAGDIVSKKENLILERMVPRVCPHLLAFLRKEYGGVGVLVKFLGVGSNVEIELRDTELRLFSLCSDKLDETEKALLDKFKEEKTDVPDCSAVPSELKEKLESKAKEMNQGRCKVWVRFISGSKVCLLGHTKEVEELSEVIIQFILDHSSVEGRISLPFSEIVDSLPELMQLHGVDHSEVTCHPVASSPTPMVVLIGPSSRVTQVRNSLGPLLDSLVQKTVTIDLPGALPYFQSFPGKEKLLSVGHSQKCLIQFQKPEKIKESGVGLSQGITIVDRYCLDSGLQVLVCQGDITEEHADALVNAANEDLNHGGGVAAALSRAGGPQVQKESSTLVKQVGKIRTGEVVVTTGGNLNCKKLLHAVGPVQGKAGGRERELLEKAVWSALNLAEMMEFQSIAIPCISSGIYGVPIRVCTEAIVTAVKLFGRQGRGLNKVILIDNQGEVVRAMQEACNRLLQGKNTGNSTIRVDSFQSGPSAATQDPVRGATAGSAGDGVQVEIVQGLIEIQQTDALVSPMVGHDPLSTRVGHSLHNVVGPQLVTGFNKEAGGATLAADIIPVEGLPGLPCGCVLFLNLLPWDNRQGIAIKALRQGIGNILAFCDNRGFSSVAVPALGTGAVLHFPHAVVARALLEEIQAYEQNRTRRTPFMVRIIIHPNDKESTKAFQSAQEVVHLRGFVNSANPDQASFYRHVSSSQDEVSAMLGRVKLQLVCGDIIHETTDVIVNTTDFSNNQSGVSKAILTAAGPSIQAELTKVGIPSDFMCTTGPGALRCKEIFHASFKREAQRIRRICAKILKDCESKGYHSAAFPAINTGAAGMDFDSASKAMLDGMASAVRDLNPNVLSLIRIVILQRPVFLAFRSVLENRFGLIAPRLTLREKAKQVLRKFQERAFSHAQAPPTPHGSTFDSWKPPPAVLCVTGCSSEAITAVQADLVAVLQQQLTEREVDWQEFSRLNDMELEAVRAKARIRSVRTEVRRGQSEESGDLTKAWAGNRQESGSGGKVYVLKGLKEDVLSVGELVDRALKRVLHADLQEKKEAMAALCVQWSMLDQHGVWQELSLNANYLLEETHLAKKVCVDVEEPVGIKVRVNLTTMEATDWRTGLTYKVKRNETATLELPQHWEPMAEETFKRVELRPDSQEYQEVAMGFQKTAKQYNIHKIERVQNYSLWLAYALCRQRILTKNGSADLGEKMLYHGTAAESCTIIEKSKFDRNFAGEHGAVYGRGVYFAVEAQYSARGYSPRDSSGLKRLYRARVLTGRYTVGNLSMKAPPPRSATDPTDCFDSLVDNQQQPSMFVIFHDDQAYPEYRITFS; this comes from the exons ATGGATGACCCTTTTAAACATCATGTGTACTTCGAGTGTCCCAGCCTGGACGAAGAGCAAAAGAAGAAAGTAGAAACCTACTTTCTCATTCGCCGGAGGTCAGGCGGAGGGGAGTGTGGTCCGCTGAGGAAAGTGAATGATAAAGTTTATACGATCGCTTTCAAAGATGAAAAAG ATCAGCAAAGGGTCCTGCAGAAGTCTGAGCATGTGTTGGAGTTGGCGACCGGTCTTCTGGCGCTCACCATCCATGATGACCCGGGGCTTCAATCCTCTTCTCACACCACTACCTCAACATCCAGTCGATTTGTTCACCCAGACCTCAGGTCTACAGCTCCAGCACAG CAGAGCCACCTGCCTATTCACGCCTCAACACTGACACCATGTGGTGTAGAACATGAACTACAGCTGGACACCTACCTCATCCGTTACCTAAAGGAGCACCCCAGAGCTGGGAAGGAACTAGATGAAGAACTTGCATCTGTGGCCAGCTCTGTGCAGCTCCACCCAGACGAGGGGAGGGTATTGGTCAAGGGCTTCATCCCAGATATGGATGAAGTTCAACAATGGAAAGCTAAGATAGAAAAAGTCTTTGAACGCATCAAAAAACGATATCTCTGCCACTTTGAGGTGGACCCACACAAAGTCAGCATTCTGCTTCGCTCCCGCAGCTCTAGTCAGGACACAGATGAAGTGAGGGTGTACAGCCAGGTCGGAGTGGCTGTGGTGGTTGGGGAGCATTCCCAGGTGCAAACCAGACTGAAGGATGTGGTGGGCTTGCATGTTACAGGCCAAGGGTCAGGTGTCAGTCAGAAGCAAACCACAACCCGTCGATTAGGTGAGGCAAAACTCCGCCTCCTCTGGCAGGACATAGAACACAGTCTGAGGCAGGACATCCCTGGAGTGAAGGTCACACAAGGAGATGCAGGTCAGCTAGTTTTGGAAGGCTCTGTGGAGGAGATTGTTAAAGCTGGAGACATTGTTTCCAAGAAGGAGAATTTGATTTTAGAGAGGATGGTTCCTCGTGTGTGCCCACATCTTTTGGCCTTCCTGAGAAAAGAGTATGGAGGTGTTGGGGTGCTAGTCAAATTTTTAGGGGTTGGCAGCAATGTGGAAATAGAGCTAAGGGACACTGAACTGCGTCTCTTCAGCCTCTGCTCTGATAAACTGGATGAAACTGAAAAGGCACTGCTGGACAAGTTCAAGGAAGAAAAAACTGATGTCCCAGACTGCTCTGCTGTGCCATCTGAGCTTAAAGAGAAGCTTGAGTCCAAGGCAAAGGAGATGAACCAAGGAAGATGTAAGGTTTGGGTAAGGTTTATCTCAGGTAGCAAGGTTTGTTTACTGGGCCACACCAAAGAGGTTGAGGAGCTGAGTGAGGTTATCATACAGTTTATTTTGGATCATTCCAGTGTAGAGGGCAGGATTAGTCTCCCTTTCTCAGAGATAGTAGACTCATTACCTGAATTAATGCAGCTTCATGGTGTAGACCACTCAGAGGTGACCTGTCATCCTGTTGCCTCATCCCCTACCCCTATGGTGGTGCTGATAGGCCCATCGAGTAGAGTTACTCAAGTAAGGAACAGTCTGGGTCCACTTCTAGATTCATTAGTTCAGAAGACAGTCACCATTGACCTGCCTGGAGCACTACCCTACTTCCAAAGTTTCCCTGGCAAAGAGAAGCTCCTAAGTGTTGGGCATTCTCAGAAGTGTCTCATACAGTTTCAGAAACCAGAGAAAATCAAAGAATCAGGTGTAGGACTTAGTCAGGGAATCACAATTGTTGACAGATACTGCCTTGATAGCGGACTCCAGGTGCTGGTGTGCCAGGGCGACATCACCGAAGAGCATGCTGATGCCCTGGTGAATGCTGCCAATGAGGATCTGAACCATGGTGGAGGTGTGGCTGCTGCACTCAGTCGTGCAGGTGGTCCTCAAGTGCAGAAGGAGAGTAGCACTTTAGTAAAGCAGGTTGGGAAAATCCGTACAGGTGAGGTGGTCGTGACCACAGGGGGGAACCTAAattgcaaaaaactgctgcatgCTGTTGGGCCTGTGCAGGGGAAAGCAGGTGGACGAGAGAGGGAGTTGCTGGAAAAAGCTGTCTGGTCCGCTCTGAACTTAGCAGAGATGATGGAGTTCCAGTCCATAGCAATTCCCTGTATTAGCTCTGGCATATATGGAGTGCCTATCAGAGTGTGCACTGAGGCCATTGTGACTGCTGTTAAGCTGTTTGGAAGACAGGGGCGAGGCCTGAATAAAGTTATCCTGATAGATAACCAAGGTGAGGTGGTGAGAGCCATGCAGGAAGCGTGTAACAGGCTTCTGCAAGGGAAAAATACAGGAAACAGTACGATCAGGGTTGATAGCTTCCAGAGTGGTCCCAGTGCTGCCACCCAAGACCCAGTGAGAGGAGCTACAGCCGGATCTGCTGGTGACGGTGTCCAGGTAGAGATTGTCCAAGGACTCATTGAGATTCAGCAG ACGGACGCCCTGGTATCTCCTATGGTTGGCCACGATCCTCTCTCTACCCGCGTGGGACATAGTTTGCACAATGTGGTCGGACCTCAGCTGGTGACAGGATTTAAtaaggaggcaggaggagcaaCACTCGCTGCTGATATCATCCCAGTGGAGGGCTTGCCTGGACTtccatgtggctgtgtgttgttCCTCAACCTCCTTCCTTGGGATAATCGACAAGGAATAGCCATCAAG GCTCTGAGGCAAGGAATTGGCAACATCCTGGCCTTCTGTGACAACCGAGGCTTTAGTTCTGTTGCTGTTCCCGCACTTGGCACTGGAGCTGTTCTTCATTTTCCTCATGCTGTGGTGGCCAGGGCTCTGTTGGAGGAGATCCAAGCATATGAACAGAACCGGACCAGGAGAACACCATTCATGGTTCGCATCATTATTCACCCCAATGACAAAGAATCTACCAAG gcCTTCCAGTCTGCCCAGGAGGTTGTGCATCTCAGAGGATTTGTGAACAGTGCTAACCCAGACCAAG CTTCCTTCTACCGCCATGTCTCTTCTAGCCAAGATGAGGTTTCAGCCATGCTGGGCAGAGTCAAGCTTCAGCTGGTCTGTGGTGACATCATTCATGAGACCACTGATGTCATTGTTAATACAACTGACTTCTCTAACAACCAGTCAG GTGTTTCTAAAGCCATTCTGACTGCAGCAGGGCCCAGCATCCAGGCAGAGTTAACAAAGG tggGCATTCCCTCAGATTTCATGTGCACCACGGGACCTGGTGCACTGCGCTGTAAAGAAATCTTTCATGCCAGTTTTAAGCGTGAGGCCCAGAGGATTCGCAGGATTTGTGCAAAGATATTGAAGGACTGTGAGAGCAAAGGCTACCACTCAGCAGCGTTCCCAGCCATCAATACTG GTGCGGCTGGTATGGACTTTGATTCGGCGAGTAAAGCCATGCTGGATGGTATGGCATCGGCTGTTAGGGACTTGAATCCAAATGTCCTGTCACTCATCCGCATTGTCATCCTGCAGCGGCCTGTCTTCCTGGCTTTCAG ATCAGTACTGGAGAACCGCTTTGGACTAATCGCCCCCCGCCTCACCCTGAGAG AGAAAGCCAAGCAAGTTCTGAGGAAGTTTCAGGAACGTGCTTTCAGCCATGCCCAAGCTCCTCCAACCCCACATGGTTCAACTTTTGACTCCTGGAAGCCTCCACcagctgtgctgtgtgtcaCAGGTTGTAGTTCTGAGGCAATTACAGCTGTCCAGGCAGATTTGGTggctgtgctgcagcagcagctgacagagagagaggtggattGGCAGGAGTTTTCCAGGCTTAATGACATGGAGCTTGAGGCAGTGCGGGCCAAAGCCAGAATCCGAAGTGTGCGCACAGAAGTGAGGAGAGGTCAAAGTGAGGAAAGTGGAGATCTGACCAAAGCCTGGGCTGGGAATAGACAAGAGTCAGGATCAGGAGGAAAGGTCTATGTGCTGAAAGGCCTGAAGGAGGACGTTTTAAGTGTCGGTGAGCTGGTAGACCGCGCTCTCAAAAGAGTCCTTCATGCTGACctccaggaaaaaaaggaggctATGGCGGCCCTTTGTGTCCAGTGGTCGATGCTGGACCAGCATGGAGTCTGGCAGGAGCTGAGTCTGAATGCCAACTACCTCTTGGAGGAGACTCACCTGGCcaaaaaggtgtgtgtggatgtagaGGAGCCAGTGGGGATAAAAGTGAGAGTGAACCTTACGACAATGGAAGCCACTGACTGGCGGACAGGCCTTACCTACAAAGTGAAAAGGAATGAGACTGCAA CTTTAGAGTTACCACAGCACTGGGAACCGATGGCAGAGGAAACCTTTAAAAGAGTTGAGCTGCGTCCTGACTCACAGGAGTACCAGGAAGTAGCAATGGGTTTTCAGAAAACAGCCAAGCAGTACAACATTCACAAA ATTGAGCGTGTGCAGAACTACTCCCTGTGGCTGGCCTATGCATTGTGCCGGCAGCGTATACTGACGAAGAACGGCTCGGCAGACCTTGGTGAGAAGATGCTGTACCACGGCACAGCAGCAGAATCATGCACCATCATTGAGAAGAGCAAATTTGACCGGAACTTCGCAGGAGAGCATG GAGCAGTATATGGACGGGGAGTTTACTTCGCCGTGGAAGCCCAGTATTCAGCCCGTGGTTATTCTCCCCGTGACAGCTCAGGCCTGAAACGGCTATACAGGGCTCGAGTCCTCACTGGCCGCTACACCGTTGGTAATTTGTCCATGAAAGCCCCGCCGCCACGCTCTGCCACTGACCCCACTGACTGCTTTGACAGCCTGGTGGACAACCAGCAGCAGCCCTCCATGTTTGTCATCTTCCACGATGATCAGGCCTACCCGGAATACCGCATCACCTTTAGCTAA